The genomic interval ATTACCAGGTGATTGTTGACAATCGCCCACCCACTCCCTTCAATCACCTCCTGACCCTCTTCGTAGCGGCGTAGGTTGAGGGCTGTTTCAAAATACTCCTCTTCCGAGAGAGTAGGATCGGAACCTTGGCCAATCTCCTGATCCTCCAACTCCAGCCTGTACTGAATCAAATCCTCAATTTGCCGGGTTTGACCGCCGGTCTCTGCTATAAGCGCATATGAACCGGGCATCTCACCAAACAGTGTCTCTACTTTCGGGATGGTAAGTAGAACCTGGCCGGGAAACAGCATCTTCAGATCATCTGAGGTGTAGCCCGATGCGCGCTCTATTTGTCGTTCCCAGTGCCACGAGTTGATCAGTCTTCCCCTGGTTGCGAAAGTACTCCAGACCTCCTTGCGATCCAGTGCTTTGCGCAGGGGATTGTCTGCCAGGTTTTGCAGCAGCGAAGGCAGATTTCGTGTTAAGAGAACAAGCTCAGTATCAGCAGGAACCAGTTTTTCAAGAGCAAGTTCATTGGCTGATGAGTAGTGTGTAAAGATAAGGCAGACAAGCAGCAGATGACGTAGATTCATTTTCCCTTTTTCCCTTTTCCGTGATGAGTCATGGGTGCGTTGTAACGATAACCATTGTTGGTGTTTCTGGCATCGAATGCATAGGCATCGATGTTGTCGAGAAAGACCCGAAGCCGGTTGGCCGGGATTGCAAAGCTCAGGCCCTCAATGCCCACTGCCTGGATTTTCATGTTATTCACACCGACCACTTCACCCCGTAGGTTGAAAAGCGGGCCACCCGAGTTACCTGGGTTGATCTGGACTGTACTCTGCAGATAGAGCTGACCATCCATCGGGCGATTCCTGAGGCTGATGATGCCCTGGCTTACGGTGCGATCAAAACCCAGTGGGCTGCCAATGCTGAAAACATCCTCGCCCTGGGCCAGCGAATGGGAGTCTCCCAGTGCCAGAACAGGTAGTGTTTTACCGCCGTTGCCTTCGATCTTGAGCAGCGCCAGATCCAGATGGGGACTGAGCGCGACGATCCGTACGTTGTCGAACAAGATGGGGCGGAGTTCACTCTCTCCCTTCTCGAACAGGGTCAGGGTGATCTCGTGCTCGCCGTCGATTACATGATGATTGGTGACCACATAACCGTCAGACTGGATCAGAAAGCCTGATCCAAGGCCCGTTGGCGTACGCACACGCAACACTGCTTCACTGGTGCTTTCGACCTGCTTTTTGATATCGCTTCGCTGTGGGGGCTGGGAGTTGATGGTATAGAGACCGGAGTGCTGTGTGCCAGTTTTCTGAGTAGAGAGAGAAGAGTCTTTAACCCGCAAATCGGCCACCTGGTTCTGTGGGATTTTCAGGATATCGAAGCCAAGATCCAACAGCAGCCAGTTACTCTTCTCCATCAGCAGTGGGGCTTCAATCACTGTGCCGTTCTTTAGCTCAGCCCGTATCAGTGAAGGTTCGGCACCCCGGCAGAGCCAGGGCGGCAGCATGAGCAACAAGATCAGTACGCCATGCAGTTTAGACATGGGGAGATTCCCTCGATTCCTTGGGGTGATGTTGAATTGTTAGTAGATATGATTGTACGACTTTCTTTCTGCCACAGGCAATGGCTCAGCTTTGTTGTGATTGATATATCTTGTGGCATTACAGTGAGATTAATCTCGGCACTGTTCTGATCATATGTGCATGGCACTTCCTTCACTGGTCTGCACGAGTATGAGATTGGGCTGAAAATGATTTTCAGCGGTTGCTGTAGTCGTTGCAGTTTTGATCTAATATCCAATATTCAGAGTGTACGATTTTCAACCAGCCTGTTGACTCAAGACCGACAGTGACCGACCACTATCTTCAATCTGGCTTGTCTTTGACAGCGGAGCAGTAAAGCATTATGACGACGAAAACCACCATGGATAAAAAATGGGTCTTCTCATTCACGGAAGGGGACGGGAAAAATAAAAAATTACTTGGAGGCAAGGGGGCCAACCTCTGTGAGATGACCCAGATCGGTCTCAATGTACCTCCGGGATTTGTTATCAGTACCGAGGCCTGTCTCGAGTACCTTGCCGCTGAGGATGGAGCCCTCGCCTCAGGCATCATGGAACAGGTGCGTAGCCATATGCAGGGGGTTGAGAAAGCCACGGGTAAAGGCTTCGGTGACAAAAATAACCCTCTTCTGATCTCCGTGCGCAGCGGCTCCGCCCTCTCCATGCCCGGTATGATGGATACTATCCTCAATCTCGGCCTCAATGCCGAGACTCTCGAGGGCGAGATTGCCGGAACCGGTGATCCCCGCTTCAGCTATGACGCTTACCGTCGGTTTATCCAGCTCTTCGGCAAGGTGGCTCTTGGTGTTCCTGACGAACTGTTTGACGAGCAGTTTGAAGCGGTCAAACATCGTGCCCAAGTCACCGAAGATGTGGGGCTGTCGGCGGAGAACCTGA from Candidatus Sedimenticola sp. (ex Thyasira tokunagai) carries:
- a CDS encoding trypsin-like peptidase domain-containing protein, whose protein sequence is MSKLHGVLILLLMLPPWLCRGAEPSLIRAELKNGTVIEAPLLMEKSNWLLLDLGFDILKIPQNQVADLRVKDSSLSTQKTGTQHSGLYTINSQPPQRSDIKKQVESTSEAVLRVRTPTGLGSGFLIQSDGYVVTNHHVIDGEHEITLTLFEKGESELRPILFDNVRIVALSPHLDLALLKIEGNGGKTLPVLALGDSHSLAQGEDVFSIGSPLGFDRTVSQGIISLRNRPMDGQLYLQSTVQINPGNSGGPLFNLRGEVVGVNNMKIQAVGIEGLSFAIPANRLRVFLDNIDAYAFDARNTNNGYRYNAPMTHHGKGKKGK